The Mercenaria mercenaria strain notata chromosome 10, MADL_Memer_1, whole genome shotgun sequence genome contains a region encoding:
- the LOC123561525 gene encoding calcium-binding and coiled-coil domain-containing protein 2-like codes for MYRSVTEFDIVRVAPHVDLVLFDNVISCYPCDKDITANYSLGQDVTPSSWDWIGIFRMDWRYLGEYMSYRWAQARGLDCTAPRRRAVVFPKSLHQIPANDKDLYQFLYVSHGNHVVGVSAPFKITDVEELSDFYIAALYKEPSSAPEKQRARKACVPPVYDTFEIINDLPCPSPPKRRAKTKEKVIAVYHDVSTLANKGNFDWLQKFKFIGTHPVVQEYNQSSNLPHNDTKQLKVFDIKWARRQTPSASCSDKLPIAIEYPVFQMLKTGPEAFLLSLQGTGNDCSSCQVAKTLVQDLVERDFLQEERMRYMKLKMNAMLELKSKLEENDRVRCVGLLDLALSQVQDDNKSLRKRVENLEGLLFEARSRLRERSQTGSIVTKVSDDRYGTWIVKDPKRIARIKKIVGRQSRTIHLLHMCNETKQVQISGLQEENKRLRKLVQNAFNTSDKFRELSEELNRRIKSVLAERAKDHTNEWRQFLRNVHETTTQTPTEQKEDRGTSPENVSPSSTSCSKAGSSSELRTPERHQLRNKQISKVLRTEKQQRSKLHKERYQAEQCPTCGLKFSKKTDRRVIEEHIVFHDKMKC; via the exons atGTATCGCAGTGTAACAGAGTTTGACATTGTCCGAGTGGCACCGCACGTGGATCTCGTGCTCTTCGACAATGTTATTAGCTGTTACCCTTGCGACAAAGATATCACAGCCAATTATAGTCTTGGGCAAGATGTAAC GCCCTCATCTTGGGATTGGATTGGGATATTTCGGATGGACTGGCGCTACTTAGGTGAATACATGTCGTATCGCTGGGCCCAAGCTCGTGGTCTAGACTGTACTGCACCAAGACGACGAGCAGTAGTCTTCCCAAAGAGCCTTCATCAA ATCCCTGCCAATGATAAAGACCTCTATCAGTTTCTGTACGTCTCACATGGCAATCACGTGGTTGGTGTGAGTGCGCCTTTCAAAATCACAGATGTAGAAGAACTGTCAGATTTCTATATTGCTGCACTTTACAAAGAACCATCTTCCGCACCGGAGAAACAACGCGCTAGAAAAG CATGCGTTCCTCCAGTATACGACACTTTCGAGATCATAAATGACCTACCATGCCCATCACCACCAAAAAGACGTGCAAAGACAAAAGAAAAGGTCATCGCAGTCTACCATGACGTCAGCACACTCGCCAACAAAGGAAACTTTG ATTGGTTGCAGAAGTTCAAATTTATCGGTACCCATCCAGTAGTACAGGAGTATAACCAGTCAAGCAACCTTCCGCACAATGATACAAAACAACTCAAAGTTTTCGACATAAAATGGGCCAGGCGGCAGACACCTTCAGCTTCCTGTTCCGACAAACTTCCGATCGCGATAGAATACCCAGTGTTTCAAATGCTCAAAACTGGTCCAGAGGCATTCCTGCTCTCCTTGCAAGGAACCGGAAACGATTGTTCGAGTTGCCAGGTCGCAAAAACGCTTGTGCAAGACCTTGTTGAAAGAGACTTTTTGCAAGAAGAGAGAATGCGTTAcatgaaactgaaaatgaatgCAATGTTGGAACTAAAATCAAAACTTGAG GAGAACGACAGAGTTAGATGTGTTGGTTTACTGGACTTGGCGCTCAGTCAAGTTCAAGATGATAACAAGTCTCTACGAAAACGTGTAGAAAACCTAGAGGGACTGCTGTTCGAGGCTCGATCCCGGCTCAGGGAAAGATCACAAACCGGAAGTATTGTGACGAAAGTATCAGACGACAGATACGGAACTTGGATTGTCAAAGATCCAAAACGCATAG cacGCATAAAGAAAATTGTAGGCAGACAGAGTAGGACGATACATTTGTTACATATGTGTAACGAAACCAAACAGGTACAGATCAGTGGGCTACAGGAAGAGAACAAACGATTGAGAAAACTTGTCCAG AATGCCTTTAACACCAGTGACAAATTCCGGGAACTTTCAGAGGAGTTGAATCGCCGAATCAAGAGCGTACTGGCAGAAAGAGCCAAAGATCACACTAACGAATGGAGGCAGTTTCTCCGTAACGTACAT GAAACAACAACACAGACGCCGACTGAGCAGAAAGAGGACAGAGGGACATCACCAGAGAATGTAAGCCCCAGTAGCACTAGCTGTAGCAAGGCAGGAAGTAGTAGTGAGCTTCGAACACCAGAGAGACATCAACTGAGAAACAAGCAGATATCTAAGGTCCTCCGTACCGAGAAGCAGCAACGATCAAAACTACACAAAGAACGATATCAAGCAGAGCAGTGCCCTACTTGTGGTCTCAAGTTTTCTAAAAAGACTGACCGTCGGGTCATCGAGGAGCACATTGTCTTTCatgacaaaatgaaatgttaa